The nucleotide sequence actctggcgaatttctgttgataattggactctgatgaaatatgagcttaaaactgggctctgttcaattttggtctttacaggtgaaatagccgtaaatggatataaaactaaatgttatggataagttgtctgttttccttaacaaaacatctaagacaatattctctgaaaatggtccttctacaaatttggtcataaacatataaataaacttctatgattatttgaaactctgaaaatagctgtaaggaaataggaggagagagagagagagggacggtccagatattattatggagaagataagttacgattaccgaggtgacctgaaggccgtgtctggctgacatttaaagtaaacacaggtgaggcgacagattgcgaggtaaggggggagggaggggggtgtggtacAAGTGGGGGATGCAGGGTGAGGTACGAGCGGGAGATGATGGGGGACGgctgtgaaatgattcagatatactagtttctaagtaagaatccaacttaaacatatacagcctaaatatctgttttattatgggtaggaactctgaaaaaaattctcccataagaactttttaacaaactcgtatgacattatttacatcataagaaaccttacaaacttctaaaatctcaataattattttcctcataagaattccttaattccaaatctgtgactcccaaaattcgcctgaaaacccccaagcgctacacacgattttttggacctgaaaacccccaagcgctccacacgattttggacctgaaaacccccaagcgctccacacgattttggacctgaaaacccccaagcgctccacacgattttggacctgaaaacccccaagcgctccacacgattttggacctgaaaacccccaagcgctccacacgattttggacctgaaaacccccaagcgctccacacgattttggacctgaaaacccccaagcgctccacacgattttggacctgaaaacccccaagcgctacacacgattttggacctgaaaacccccaagcgctacacacgattttttggacctgaaaacccccaagcgctccacacgattttggacctgaaaacccccaagcgctacacacgattttggacctgaaaacccccaagcgctacacacgattttggacctgaaaacccccaagcgctacacacgattttggacctgaaaacccccaagcgctacacacgattttggacctgaaaacccccaagcgctacacacgattttggacctgaaaaaaaaatcgtctgtggcgcttacaccctactcctgggatgggtgcctgggatggatgcctgggaagggtgcctgggatggatgcctgggatggatgcctgggatggatgcctgggatggatgcctgggatgggtgcctgggatggatgcctgggatgggtgcctgggatgggtgcctgggatggatgcctgggaagggtgcctgggatgggtgcctgggatggatgcctgggatgggtgcctgggatgggtgcctgggatggGCGCCTGGGATGGATGCCTGGGAAGGATGCCTGGGAAGGAtgcctgggatgggtgcctgggatggatgcctgggatggatgcctgggatgggtgcctgggatggatgcctgggatggatgcctgggaagggtgcctgggatgggtgcctgggatggatgcctgggaagggtgcctgggatgggtgcctgggatgggtgcctgggaagggtgcctgggatgggtgcctgggatggatgcctgggatgggtgcctgggatgggtgcctgggatggatgcctgggaagggtgcctgggatggatgcctgggatggatgcctgggaagggtgcctgggatggatgcctgggatggatgcctgggaagggtgcctgggatgggtgcctgggatggatgccaaggatgggtgcctgggatggatgcctgggaagggtgcctgggatgggtgcctgggatggatgcctgggatgggtgcctgggatggatgcctgggatggatgcctgggaagggtgcctgggatgggtgcctgggaagggtgcctgggatgggtgcctgggatggatgcctgggaagggtgcctgggatgggtgcctgggatgggtgcctgggatgggtgcctgggatggatgcctgggaagggtgcctgggatgggtgcctgggatggatgcctgggaagggtgcctgggatgggtgcctgggatggatgcctgggatgggtccctgggatggatgcctgggaaggatgcctgggatgggtgcctgggatgggtgcctgggatggGTGCCACCATGGAGGGACAGGCAGCACCATGGAGGGACAGGCAGCACCATGGAGGGACAGGCACCACCATGGAGGGACAGGCAGCACCATGGAGGGACAGGCAGCATCATGGAGGGACAGGCACCACCATGGAGGGACAGGCACCACCATTGAGGGACAGGCAGCACCATTGAGGGACAGGCAGCACCATGGAGGGACAGGCAGCACCATTGAGGGGCTGGCAGTACCATGGAGGGACAGGCAGTACCATGGAGGGACAGGCAGCACCATGGAGGGGCAGGCACCACCATTGAGGGACAGGCAGCACCATTGAGGGACAGGCAGCACCATGGAGGGACAGGCAGCACCATGGAGGGACAGGCAGCACCATTGAGGGGCTGGCAGCACCATGGAGGGACAGGCAGTACCATGGAGGGACAGGCAGCACCATGGAGGGGCAGGCACCACCATGGAGGGACAGGCACCACCATGGAGGGACAGGCAGCACCATTGAGGGGCTGGCAGCACCATGGAGGGACAGGCAGTACCATGGAGGGACAGGCAGCACCATGGAGGGGCAGGCAGCACCatggagggagaggcagcaccatTGAGGGACAGGCAGCACCATGGAGGGACAGGCAGCATCATGGAGGGACAGGCACCACCATGGAGGGACAGGCACCACCATGGAGGGACAGGCAGCACCATTGAGGGACAGGCAGCACCATGGAGGGACAGGCAGCACCATGGAGGGACAGGCAGCACCATGGAGGGACAGGCAGCACCATGGAGGGACAGGCAGCACCATTGAGGGACAGGCAGCACCATGGAGGGACAGGCAGCACCATGGAGGGACAGGCAACACCCTGGAGGGACAGGCAGCACCATGGAGGGGCAGGCAGCATCATGGAGGGACAGGCAGCACCATGGAGGGACAGGCAGTACCATGGAGGGACAGGCAGTACCATTGAGGGACAGGCAGCACCATTGAGGGACAGGCAGCACCATTGAGGGACAGGCAGCACCATGGAGGGACAGGCAGCACCATGGAGGGACAGGCAGCACCATGGAGGGACAGGCAGCACCATTGAGGGACAGGCAACACCCTGGAGGGACAGGCAGCACCATGGAGGGACAGGCAGCATCATGGAGGGACAGGCAGCACCATGGAGGGACAGGCAGTACCATGGAGGGACAGGCAGCACCATGGAGGGACAGGAAGCATCATGGAGGGACAGGCAGCACCATGGAGGGACAGGCAGCACCATGGAGGGACAGGCAACACCCTGGAGGGACAGGCAGCACCATGGAGGGACAGGCAGCACCATGGAGGGACAGGCAGCACCATGGAGGGGCAGGCAGCACCATAGAGGGGCAGGCAGCACCATGGAGGGACAGGCAGCACCATGGAGGGACAGGCAACACCCTGGAGGGACAAGCAGCACCATGGAGGGACAGGCAGCACCATGGAGGGACAGGCAGCACCATGGAGGGACAGGCAACACCCTGGAGGGACAGGCAGCACCATGGAGGGACAGGCAACACCCTGGAGTGACAGGCAGCACCATGGAGGGACAGGCAGCACCATGGAGGGGCAGGCAGCACCATGGAGGGGCAGGCAGCACCATGGAGGGGCAGGCAGCACCATGGAGGGGCAGGCAGCACCATGGAGGGGCAGGCAGCACCATGGAGGGACAGGCAGCACCATGGAGGGACAGGCAGCACCATGGAGGGACAGGCAGCACCATGGAGGGGCAGGCAGCACCATAGAGGGGCAGGCAGCACCATGGAGGGACAGGCAGCACCATGGAGGGACAGGCAACACCATGGAGGGGCAGGCAGCACCATGGAGGGGCAGGCACCACCATGGAGGGACAGGCAGCATCATGGAGGGACAGGCAGCACCATGGAGGGACAGGCAGCACCATGGAGGGACAGGCACCACCATGGAGGGACAGGCAGCATCATGGAGGGGCAGGCAGCACCATGGAGGGGCAGGCAGCACCATAGAGGGGCAGGCAGCACCATAGAGGGACAGGCAACACCATAGAGGGGCTGGCAGCACCATGGAGGGGCAGGCAGCACCATGGAGGGGCAGGCAGCACCATGGAGGGACAGGCAGCACCATGGAGGGACAGGCAGCATCATGGAAGGACAGGCAACACCATGGAGGGACAGGCAGCACCATGGAAGGACAGGCAACACCATAGAGGGGCAGGCAGCACCATGGAGGGACAGGCAGCACCATGGAGGGGCAGGCAGCACCATGGAGGGACAGGCAGCACCATGGAGGGACAGGCAACACCATGGAGGGACAGGCAGCACCATAGAGGGGCAGGCAGCACCATGGAGGGGCAGGCAGCACCATAGAGGGGCAGGCAGCACCATGGAGGGACAGGCAGCACCATAGAGGGGCAGGCAGCACCATGGAGGGACAGGCAGCACCATGGAGGGACAGGCAACACCATGGAGGGACAGGCAGCACCATGGAGGGACAGGCAGCACCATGAAGGACAGAGCAGCAACTGGATGGTAGAACACGAGATTAGATGACAGAAATTGGAGGAACAATTTGGAGGAAGACGGAGTGGATGAAGTACAAAGGACAGAGGAAGACGGAGTGGATGAAGTACAAAGGACAGAGGAAGACGGAGTGGATGAAGTACAAAGGACAGAGGAAGACGGAGTGGATGAAGTACATAGGACAGAGGAAGACGGAGTGGATGAAGTACAAAGGACAGAGGAAGACGGAGTGGATGAAGTACAAAGGACAGAGGAAGACAGAGTGGATGAAGTACAAAGGACAGAGGAAGACGGAGTGGATGAAGTACAAAGGACAGAGGAAGACGGAGTGGATGAAGTACAAAGGACAGAGGAAGACGGAGTGGATGAAGTACAAAGGACAGAGGAAGACGGAGTGGATGAAGTACAAAGGACAGAGGAAGACGGAGTGGATGAAGTACAAAGGACAGAGGAAGACGGAGTGGATGAAGTACAAAGGACAGAGGAAGACGGAGTGGATGAAGTACAAAGGACAGAGGAAGACGGAGTGGATGAAGTACAAAGGACAGAGGAAGACGGAGTGGATGAAGTACAAAGGACAGAGGAAGACGGAGTGGATGAAGTACAAAGGACAGAGGAAGACGGAGTGGATGAAGTACAAAGGACAGAGGAAGACGGAGTGGATGAAGTACAAAGGACAGAGGAAGACGGAGTGGATGAAGTACAAAGGACAGAGGAAGACGGAGTGGATGAAGTACAAAGGACAGAGGAAGACGGAGTGGATGAAGTACAAAGGACAGAGGAAGACGGAGTGGATGAAGTACAAAGGACAGAGGAAGACGGAGTGGATGAAGTACAAAGGACAGAGGAAGACGGAGTGGATGAAGTACAAAGGACAGAGGAAAACCAAAATAAATGCAGCAGAACTTGGAACGAATACGTAAATAAAAGGAGAGTATCGGAATGATATTGCGAGAACATTATTGCGATCAAATCAaataagcaaccaaaattaccacGTGATCCAACCCACtcccgcacaagacagcacatatacgaCTTATTGCTTGTAGTCACTATTTGGcttttaaataattaaatatgtgacatattccaagccctatatttttcaaggcactaactcttcctctCAGTTTTATGAAACaaaagagattttatacaaaatttgacaatatcctgagttacttaacaatttatttaaatatattagttttgttttattatttttataaaactgtaatatcaaattGGCATAGGTTCAgtgctaattgtaatatcttaacatactaagaagggtaggtttggtcggtgttttctattcagcttttcaaggtaaactcaaatatttacaataaattagtatgtcacatatgcacttattcataagccaaatattgactataagcaagtgcgagaacgggttgcaacatcaTATGTGAAGGAAAATGACagggaacgaccaagtgacaagatatGGAGAACGGAACAGACAAATACAGAAAGCGAcacggaaatctgcgaggtagtgAACCCCAGTTTATATGGAGTGTAAACCACCGATccggagcagctcccattgtgagAAGAGATGACCCTCTATGAGGGACTATTAAATATAGAAATGACAGCAGAAATGGTAATGAAACAACTAACAATACTGGatgaaactaaagcagttggaccagataaAGTATCACTGTGGATTCTCAcacaggcagcgcaggccctcagcgtgcctctggcaaggatctctaGTGAGTAAacagagaaatcacaataacgtgaaatgtcaatgaacaaattcacatgggctttgatgaggattcgaaccgatgtactggatgttcccagacgtgctctagtcaactgtacctcGACACTGTATAAGAActacaacctggagtgctactgcctcCAGGTTCCTCGTGCTCCAGGTCCCAGGTTCAATCTCAACCAAAACTGCTA is from Procambarus clarkii isolate CNS0578487 chromosome 77, FALCON_Pclarkii_2.0, whole genome shotgun sequence and encodes:
- the LOC138357347 gene encoding uncharacterized protein is translated as MTEIGGTIWRKTEWMKYKGQRKTEWMKYKGQRKTEWMKYKGQRKTEWMKYIGQRKTEWMKYKGQRKTEWMKYKGQRKTEWMKYKGQRKTEWMKYKGQRKTEWMKYKGQRKTEWMKYKGQRKTEWMKYKGQRKTEWMKYKGQRKTEWMKYKGQRKTEWMKYKGQRKTEWMKYKGQRKTEWMKYKGQRKTEWMKYKGQRKTEWMKYKGQRKTEWMKYKGQRKTEWMKYKGQRKTEWMKYKGQRKTEWMKYKGQRKTEWMKYKGQRKTEWMKYKGQRKTEWMKYKGQRKTKINAAELGTNT